One window of Dyadobacter sandarakinus genomic DNA carries:
- a CDS encoding NfeD family protein produces MELTLPQIWLIVGLVMLVAELASVLLVFVFFAIGALLTSLLAALGLLPSFESQILAFSAISLVSLIALRKHARSLMEKKEAPGYREFVGETALVIKDIPNNGEGKIYYRGAEWKAVSVHHTPIIAGSKVVITRTDGIVLIVEES; encoded by the coding sequence ATGGAATTGACATTGCCCCAGATCTGGCTCATTGTAGGATTGGTCATGCTTGTTGCCGAGCTGGCCAGTGTGTTGCTGGTATTCGTGTTTTTTGCAATCGGAGCGTTGCTCACATCCCTGTTGGCAGCATTGGGGCTGTTGCCAAGTTTTGAAAGTCAGATCCTTGCGTTTTCAGCCATTTCCCTGGTATCGCTGATCGCGCTGCGCAAGCACGCACGCTCGCTGATGGAAAAAAAAGAAGCACCCGGATACCGGGAATTTGTGGGCGAAACGGCCCTGGTGATCAAAGACATTCCCAATAACGGGGAAGGAAAAATATATTACAGGGGTGCGGAGTGGAAAGCTGTCTCCGTACACCACACCCCCATTATAGCCGGCAGCAAAGTCGTAATTACCCGCACAGACGGCATTGTACTGATTGTTGAAGAATCCTGA
- a CDS encoding acyl-CoA thioesterase, translated as MFFKADLSDLPVESESRVIIRFQDCDPLMHLNNFKYFEYFFNAREDQVSKLYGFSYEAMYRELRTSWVVYQHQIAYVRPALISEWVRITSRVIHFDADTMVTEYFMTNDRRTELKSLLWSISKHVSVDTGKRVPHPEEVMKYLAATCVQGLDFASLDFNERIRTVKNSLISN; from the coding sequence ATGTTCTTCAAGGCCGACCTGTCCGATTTGCCGGTAGAATCCGAATCGCGGGTCATTATTCGCTTTCAGGATTGCGACCCGCTGATGCATCTGAATAACTTCAAGTACTTTGAATACTTCTTTAATGCACGCGAAGACCAGGTTTCAAAGCTCTATGGTTTCAGCTACGAAGCCATGTACCGTGAGCTCCGGACGAGCTGGGTGGTGTACCAGCACCAGATTGCCTACGTAAGACCGGCGCTGATCAGCGAGTGGGTACGCATCACAAGCCGGGTTATCCATTTTGACGCGGATACGATGGTGACAGAGTATTTCATGACCAACGACCGGCGTACAGAACTGAAATCACTGCTCTGGAGCATTTCCAAACATGTGAGCGTAGACACCGGCAAGCGCGTGCCCCACCCGGAAGAAGTGATGAAGTACCTGGCAGCTACCTGCGTTCAGGGGCTGGACTTCGCCAGCCTCGACTTCAACGAACGCATTAGAACCGTGAAAAACAGCCTGATCAGCAACTAG
- a CDS encoding M16 family metallopeptidase, which produces MVMKFIRMNRLLGSGMRGLLLASVLSIPAWAQDLPKGVKKITSVEGITEYTLENGLKVLMFPDPSKPTITVNVTYLVGSRHEGYGETGMAHLLEHLVFKGTPKHPNIPQELTEHGARPNGTTWYDRTNYFETFSATEDNLKWALDLESDRMVNSNIAKKDLDSEFSVVRNEFESGENSPFRVLMERVISGAFLWHNYGKSTIGNRSDIERVPIDNLQGFYRKFYQPDNAVLTVAGKIDESKTLAMVNEYFGKIPKPTRVLPTSYTVEPTQDGERFVELKRTGDVQMLMAAYHIMPGSHPDYPAMEVLTELLTAEPNGRLYKNLVNTKKASSEFGFSFQLYDPGIVLFGAEILKENSLEEARKAFVATLDSSAVLKPTAEDVERAKTTLLKNWDLEFRNSERVGLSISESIATGDWRLAFLFRDNIRKVTPDDVFRVAQYYFKPSNRTLGTFVPEPNPVRTEIPAAPDVASLVKDYKGEAVVAEGEAFDPSPANVESRTSRIEKANTIETALLPKKTRGNVVAARITLRYGDEKSLMNKATISDLTGSMLDRGTKNKTRQQLKDEFDKLKARVSFFGAGNQAGASIETTRENLPAVLKLVAEVLKTPSFDEGEFEKLKQEELAGIESQRSEPQAIAFNQYRRIVTPYPKSDVRYVGTFDEDVASIKATTIDQIRQFHKDFYGANNASASVVGDFDKAEIQKLLNDAFATWKSEKPFTRIASPYLAVKAENKAIETPDKANAMFVAGMAMPLQDTDPDYPALIMANYMLGGGFLNSRLATRIRQKDGLSYGVGSQFSASSLDKNGTFMSYAIYAPQNAEKLEAAFKEEIERVAKEGFTADELKAAKSGYLQSRQVARSQDASLTNTLTNNLYLNRTMQWDADFEKKIEALTPEQIKAAYARHIDFNKLTIVKAGDFSKAKKTPVEGAPAPLGGSEKK; this is translated from the coding sequence ATGGTCATGAAATTTATCAGAATGAACAGGCTGCTGGGCAGCGGTATGCGGGGGCTTTTGCTGGCATCGGTCCTGAGTATACCTGCCTGGGCGCAGGATCTGCCCAAAGGAGTGAAAAAGATCACCTCCGTAGAAGGAATTACCGAGTACACCCTTGAAAACGGATTGAAAGTGCTGATGTTCCCGGATCCTTCCAAGCCTACGATCACAGTCAATGTGACCTACCTCGTGGGCTCGCGGCATGAAGGTTACGGTGAAACCGGGATGGCGCATTTGCTGGAACACCTTGTATTCAAGGGTACGCCCAAGCACCCCAACATCCCACAGGAACTTACCGAGCACGGCGCCAGGCCCAATGGTACCACGTGGTACGACCGGACTAACTATTTTGAGACCTTCTCGGCCACGGAGGACAACCTGAAATGGGCGCTGGATCTGGAATCGGACCGGATGGTTAATTCCAATATTGCGAAAAAAGATCTGGACAGCGAGTTCAGTGTTGTGCGGAATGAGTTCGAATCCGGTGAAAACAGCCCGTTTCGTGTGCTGATGGAGCGTGTGATCTCGGGGGCATTCCTCTGGCATAATTACGGGAAGTCTACCATCGGCAACCGGTCTGATATCGAGCGCGTGCCCATCGACAACCTGCAGGGTTTTTACAGGAAATTTTACCAGCCTGATAATGCCGTACTGACGGTAGCCGGGAAAATAGACGAGTCCAAAACGCTGGCGATGGTGAATGAATATTTTGGCAAGATCCCAAAACCTACGCGCGTACTGCCTACCTCCTATACCGTGGAGCCGACCCAGGACGGGGAGCGTTTTGTGGAGCTGAAAAGGACGGGTGACGTGCAGATGCTTATGGCTGCTTACCACATCATGCCCGGCTCGCACCCTGATTATCCTGCTATGGAAGTGCTCACCGAGCTGCTTACTGCCGAACCAAACGGAAGACTTTACAAGAATCTGGTTAATACCAAGAAAGCCTCATCGGAATTTGGATTCAGCTTCCAGCTTTATGATCCGGGTATTGTACTTTTCGGGGCTGAAATCCTGAAAGAAAATTCCCTGGAAGAAGCCAGAAAAGCATTTGTGGCTACACTGGACTCCTCAGCAGTACTGAAACCTACTGCGGAAGATGTGGAACGTGCCAAAACGACCCTCCTTAAAAACTGGGACCTCGAATTCAGAAATTCCGAAAGGGTGGGACTGAGCATCAGCGAGTCTATTGCTACCGGGGACTGGCGGCTCGCTTTCCTGTTCCGTGACAACATCCGCAAGGTTACACCCGACGACGTGTTCAGGGTTGCACAATATTATTTCAAGCCATCCAACCGGACACTCGGTACATTCGTGCCGGAACCAAACCCCGTGCGTACCGAAATTCCTGCCGCACCCGATGTGGCCTCATTGGTAAAGGATTACAAAGGCGAGGCAGTAGTGGCCGAAGGGGAAGCATTTGACCCGTCACCCGCCAACGTAGAAAGCCGCACCAGCCGCATTGAAAAGGCAAATACCATTGAAACCGCGCTGCTGCCTAAAAAGACGCGCGGCAACGTGGTGGCAGCACGCATTACGCTTCGTTACGGGGATGAAAAAAGCCTGATGAACAAGGCTACGATCTCCGACCTGACAGGCTCCATGCTGGACAGAGGCACCAAAAACAAGACTCGGCAACAGCTTAAAGATGAGTTTGACAAGCTCAAAGCACGGGTTAGCTTTTTTGGAGCGGGCAACCAGGCCGGTGCCAGCATTGAAACCACCCGTGAAAACCTGCCGGCGGTACTCAAACTGGTAGCCGAGGTGCTGAAAACACCGTCTTTCGATGAAGGCGAGTTTGAAAAACTGAAGCAGGAAGAACTGGCAGGTATTGAGTCACAGCGGAGCGAGCCGCAGGCTATTGCATTCAACCAGTACCGCCGCATTGTTACGCCTTATCCCAAGAGCGATGTGCGCTATGTAGGTACGTTTGATGAGGATGTTGCCAGCATCAAGGCTACCACCATCGACCAGATCAGGCAGTTTCACAAGGATTTCTATGGGGCTAATAATGCATCTGCGAGTGTAGTGGGTGATTTTGACAAAGCAGAAATCCAGAAATTACTCAACGATGCATTTGCAACCTGGAAAAGTGAAAAACCTTTTACCCGCATTGCCTCGCCCTACCTGGCTGTAAAAGCAGAAAACAAGGCAATTGAAACACCAGACAAGGCCAATGCCATGTTTGTGGCGGGAATGGCCATGCCTTTGCAGGATACTGATCCCGATTATCCGGCCCTGATTATGGCCAACTATATGCTGGGCGGTGGTTTCCTCAACTCACGCCTGGCTACGCGCATCAGGCAGAAGGATGGACTGAGCTACGGGGTCGGTTCCCAGTTTTCGGCCAGCTCGCTGGATAAAAACGGGACTTTCATGTCGTATGCCATTTATGCACCTCAGAATGCAGAGAAGCTGGAAGCTGCTTTCAAAGAGGAGATCGAGCGGGTAGCGAAGGAGGGTTTTACGGCTGACGAGCTTAAAGCAGCCAAGTCGGGGTACCTGCAATCGCGCCAGGTGGCTCGCTCGCAGGATGCTTCGCTCACCAATACGCTGACCAATAACCTCTACCTCAACCGTACCATGCAGTGGGACGCCGATTTTGAGAAAAAGATAGAGGCACTGACGCCTGAGCAGATCAAGGCGGCCTATGCCCGGCACATCGACTTCAATAAGCTTACCATTGTTAAGGCAGGTGATTTTTCAAAAGCAAAAAAGACCCCGGTGGAAGGAGCTCCGGCTCCGCTGGGCGGCAGCGAGAAGAAGTAA
- the pafA gene encoding alkaline phosphatase PafA: MSAALHAQTKKAAPAPALARPKLVVGIVVDQMRYDYLYRYYDQYGEGGFKRMMNEGFNCRNNHYSYALTVTAAGHASVYTGSVPAINGIVGNEWYDPIAKQGVYCVEDSTVRTVGSNNSSVGKMSPRNLLTTTVTDQLRIATNFRSKTVGVAIKDRGSILPAGHAANAAYWFDSKTGNWVTSTYYMDDLPQWMKDYNAKKKPSEYLTKGWQLLLTADAYTQSSPDDVAWEGKLPGSSKAVFPYELAGLAGDAFGVVTETPWGNTITKEAAIEAVKGEKLGKGADTDFLAISFSSTDKIGHRSGPNSVEQQDDFLKLDRELAELFTFLDGYVGKGAYTVFLTADHGVVDVPGFAAEHKLPSGIADRKALNSAVQEAIKSEFGDGKFIVSSENNQLYLDHDLLKSKKISVDAFTAVVRKAALKVPGVADVINLTDMGKAPLNTYQLELYKNNVNAKRSGDIQVITQPGWFYGTATGTSHGTPNNYDTQVPFVIFGWGINKGETLRRTSVSDIAPTVAALLHILPGSGNVGNAVEEALRK; encoded by the coding sequence ATGTCCGCTGCATTACACGCACAAACAAAAAAAGCAGCTCCTGCTCCTGCGCTTGCCCGCCCCAAACTGGTGGTTGGGATTGTGGTGGATCAGATGCGGTACGATTACCTTTACCGCTACTATGACCAGTATGGAGAGGGTGGGTTCAAGAGAATGATGAATGAGGGTTTTAACTGCCGCAATAACCATTACAGCTATGCACTAACCGTGACCGCGGCAGGTCATGCAAGTGTTTATACAGGATCAGTACCGGCTATCAATGGGATTGTAGGCAACGAATGGTATGATCCCATTGCAAAACAAGGCGTGTACTGCGTGGAAGACAGCACCGTGCGAACGGTTGGAAGCAATAACAGCAGTGTGGGCAAAATGTCACCCCGGAACCTGCTTACGACTACGGTTACCGATCAGCTTCGTATTGCAACCAATTTCCGCTCCAAGACGGTTGGTGTTGCGATCAAGGACCGCGGCTCCATTTTACCCGCAGGGCATGCTGCCAATGCCGCCTACTGGTTTGATTCCAAAACGGGCAACTGGGTGACCAGCACCTACTACATGGATGACCTGCCTCAATGGATGAAGGATTACAATGCCAAGAAAAAGCCTTCGGAGTACCTGACAAAAGGCTGGCAGCTGCTGCTGACCGCGGATGCCTACACCCAGAGCTCGCCGGACGATGTGGCTTGGGAAGGCAAGCTGCCGGGCTCTTCCAAAGCAGTATTTCCGTACGAGCTGGCCGGTCTGGCCGGGGATGCATTCGGGGTAGTGACCGAGACGCCCTGGGGCAATACCATCACCAAAGAAGCAGCGATTGAAGCTGTAAAAGGCGAAAAGCTGGGTAAAGGAGCAGATACAGATTTCCTGGCAATCAGCTTTTCATCTACTGACAAAATCGGTCACCGCTCCGGCCCGAACTCCGTAGAGCAGCAGGACGACTTCCTGAAACTGGACCGCGAACTGGCTGAGCTTTTCACTTTCCTGGATGGTTATGTGGGCAAAGGCGCTTACACGGTTTTCCTGACTGCGGATCATGGGGTTGTGGACGTGCCGGGCTTTGCGGCTGAGCACAAGCTGCCCTCAGGCATTGCCGACCGGAAAGCACTTAACTCTGCTGTGCAGGAGGCAATCAAGTCAGAATTTGGGGATGGAAAGTTTATTGTCAGCTCCGAAAATAACCAGTTATACCTGGATCATGACTTGTTGAAGAGCAAAAAGATCAGCGTGGATGCATTTACAGCCGTGGTCAGGAAAGCTGCATTGAAAGTTCCTGGTGTAGCCGATGTGATTAACCTTACAGATATGGGAAAGGCTCCTTTAAACACCTACCAGCTCGAACTGTACAAAAACAACGTGAATGCCAAACGCAGCGGTGACATCCAGGTGATTACACAGCCAGGCTGGTTTTACGGCACTGCTACGGGTACTTCGCATGGTACGCCCAATAACTATGATACCCAGGTGCCTTTTGTCATTTTTGGATGGGGAATCAACAAAGGAGAGACCCTGCGCCGGACTTCGGTGTCGGACATTGCGCCTACGGTTGCTGCATTGCTGCATATTCTGCCGGGTAGTGGGAATGTGGGCAATGCAGTGGAAGAAGCTTTGAGAAAATAG
- a CDS encoding acyl-CoA dehydrogenase family protein: MDIAKPGFIENERTETCRLIQESIRDFAAVRIRPHVRQWDEDQQIPIDLFRSLGELGVMGMLVPEEYGGAGLGYREYVTAIIELSKTDPSAGLSMAAHNSLCTNHILKFGNDEQKRTYLPQLASGEWLGAWGLTEPNTGSDAGNMATVAVRDHDGWIINGSKNFITNGKSGDVAVVITRTGEPGDKHGATAFIIEKGTAGFSAGRKEDKLGMRGSETVELLFQDCRISDAQRLGEVGEGFVQSLKILDGGRISIAALSVGTALGAYEAALSYSKERKQFGKAICDFQAIAFKLADMYTDIQAASLLTYHAADLKDAGQSVTLASSTAKYHASETAVKVANEAVQIFGGYGFVKDYPVEKFYRDAKLCTIGEGTSEIQKMVISKEILK, translated from the coding sequence ATGGACATAGCAAAACCGGGTTTCATTGAAAATGAGCGGACGGAGACCTGCCGGCTCATTCAGGAAAGTATCAGGGATTTTGCCGCTGTCAGGATCCGGCCGCATGTCCGTCAGTGGGACGAGGATCAGCAGATCCCTATCGACCTGTTCCGCAGTCTGGGTGAACTGGGTGTGATGGGTATGCTGGTACCCGAGGAATACGGCGGGGCTGGCCTAGGTTACCGCGAGTACGTTACCGCCATCATCGAACTTTCCAAAACCGATCCTTCTGCCGGACTTTCGATGGCAGCGCACAATTCGCTTTGTACCAATCATATCCTCAAATTTGGTAATGACGAACAAAAAAGGACCTACCTGCCCCAACTTGCCTCCGGGGAGTGGCTGGGTGCGTGGGGCCTCACGGAGCCCAACACAGGATCGGACGCAGGCAATATGGCAACCGTAGCGGTAAGGGATCATGACGGCTGGATCATCAATGGGTCAAAGAACTTTATCACCAATGGTAAAAGCGGCGACGTAGCTGTGGTAATTACCCGTACTGGTGAGCCGGGCGACAAGCACGGGGCTACCGCATTTATCATCGAAAAAGGTACGGCGGGATTCTCGGCCGGGCGAAAGGAAGATAAGCTGGGTATGCGCGGGTCCGAAACCGTAGAGCTGCTTTTCCAGGATTGCAGGATATCCGATGCCCAGCGCTTGGGAGAAGTGGGTGAAGGGTTTGTCCAATCGTTGAAAATACTGGACGGAGGCCGCATTTCCATTGCTGCGCTCAGTGTAGGTACGGCGCTCGGAGCCTACGAGGCAGCCCTCTCCTACTCCAAAGAGCGAAAGCAGTTCGGGAAGGCGATCTGCGACTTTCAGGCGATTGCATTCAAGCTGGCAGACATGTACACCGACATTCAGGCAGCCTCCCTGCTTACCTACCACGCCGCCGACCTGAAAGATGCAGGACAGTCCGTGACGCTGGCGAGCTCGACGGCCAAGTATCATGCATCCGAAACAGCCGTGAAAGTTGCGAATGAGGCTGTGCAGATTTTCGGCGGCTACGGGTTTGTAAAAGACTATCCTGTGGAGAAGTTTTACCGCGATGCCAAGCTTTGTACCATAGGAGAAGGGACCAGCGAAATCCAGAAAATGGTTATTTCAAAAGAAATATTGAAATAA
- the pafA gene encoding alkaline phosphatase PafA: MKLVSKLIVSGVLAGVLAGPLSFGQVKTKSNITPSTLARPKLVVGMVVDQMRYDYLYRYYDKYKEGGLKRLMNEGFNCRNNHYHYALTVTAAGHSAVYTGSMPAINGIVGNDWYDAAKGRNVYCTDDSTVATVGSSNVTVGKMSPRNLLVSTVTDQLRIATNFRSKTVGVAIKDRASILPAGHAASGAYWFDSRTGNFVTSTYYMPALPGWATDFNNRKLAAEYARTGWTTQLPIEQYIQSSPDDVAWEGKLAGQPKPTFPHDLTGNSGDAFGPMTTSPWGNTLTKEMAIAAIRGENLGKGKDTDFLAVSFSSPDRIGHTFGPNSVEQEDDYIRLDREFADMLNFLDTWVGKGNYTVFLTADHGAMDVPAFWQEHKLPAGLMNAATLTRTIVNALNAAFGEAKYVAAFENYQLYFDKALLAEKKVTVAQACAVVRTALLATEGIADVIDLTNINNAPLNTYQLELYKNNINAKRSGDVQVIVQPGWFASSLATGTDHGTPYNYDTHVPFLLYGWGVNKGETLRRTTIADIAPTISALLHILPPSGSVGNPVEEAIKK, encoded by the coding sequence ATGAAACTGGTATCTAAACTGATTGTAAGCGGCGTACTTGCCGGCGTGCTCGCTGGTCCGCTGAGCTTTGGACAAGTCAAAACCAAAAGTAATATTACCCCTTCAACACTCGCCCGGCCCAAGCTGGTTGTAGGTATGGTGGTGGACCAGATGCGCTACGACTACCTTTACCGGTATTATGATAAATACAAAGAAGGCGGCCTCAAACGCCTGATGAACGAAGGTTTCAATTGCAGGAACAATCACTATCACTACGCACTCACTGTCACTGCTGCGGGTCATTCGGCGGTTTACACGGGTTCTATGCCGGCCATCAATGGGATTGTCGGAAACGACTGGTATGATGCTGCCAAGGGACGGAATGTATATTGCACGGACGACAGTACGGTGGCTACGGTGGGCAGCAGTAATGTGACAGTGGGTAAAATGTCGCCCAGGAACCTCCTTGTAAGTACCGTCACCGACCAGCTTCGCATTGCTACCAACTTCCGCTCCAAGACGGTGGGCGTAGCGATCAAAGACCGGGCGTCGATACTGCCGGCCGGGCATGCGGCCAGTGGCGCGTACTGGTTTGACTCGCGTACCGGCAACTTTGTGACCAGTACCTACTATATGCCGGCACTTCCGGGCTGGGCAACCGATTTCAACAACCGCAAACTTGCGGCTGAATATGCGCGCACCGGCTGGACAACCCAATTGCCCATTGAACAATATATCCAAAGCTCACCCGATGACGTAGCCTGGGAAGGTAAGCTTGCCGGGCAGCCCAAGCCCACATTCCCGCATGATCTTACCGGAAATTCGGGAGACGCATTCGGGCCGATGACAACCTCGCCCTGGGGCAATACGCTGACAAAGGAAATGGCGATTGCAGCGATCCGGGGAGAGAACCTGGGCAAAGGAAAGGATACCGATTTTCTGGCAGTAAGTTTTTCCTCCCCCGACCGCATCGGGCATACTTTCGGGCCCAATTCAGTGGAGCAGGAGGACGATTATATCCGGCTGGACCGGGAATTTGCAGATATGCTCAACTTTCTGGATACCTGGGTAGGAAAGGGTAATTACACCGTCTTTCTTACTGCCGATCATGGCGCAATGGATGTACCGGCATTCTGGCAGGAACACAAACTTCCCGCCGGCCTGATGAATGCGGCTACCCTCACACGTACCATTGTGAATGCACTGAATGCTGCATTCGGGGAGGCAAAATATGTGGCAGCATTTGAGAATTACCAGCTGTACTTTGATAAAGCACTGCTGGCAGAAAAGAAAGTTACCGTAGCGCAGGCATGTGCGGTGGTTCGCACTGCTTTGCTCGCTACCGAGGGCATTGCCGATGTGATAGACCTTACCAACATCAACAATGCGCCGTTGAACACCTATCAGCTCGAACTTTACAAAAACAACATCAATGCCAAACGCAGCGGGGATGTGCAGGTGATCGTGCAGCCAGGGTGGTTTGCATCATCGCTGGCCACCGGTACCGACCATGGTACGCCTTATAATTATGACACCCATGTGCCGTTTTTGCTGTATGGTTGGGGTGTAAACAAAGGTGAAACACTGAGGCGTACCACCATCGCCGACATTGCGCCCACCATTTCTGCCTTGCTGCACATTCTTCCGCCCAGCGGCAGCGTGGGCAATCCCGTGGAAGAGGCAATCAAAAAGTAA
- a CDS encoding SPFH domain-containing protein, which produces MTPLIVLLVLVVLTILMTVKVVPQQTAYILERLGKFYAVLQPGINFIIPFFDRIAYKYTLKESAVDIPEQICITRDNVQVRMDGVIFIQVIDAKKAAYGIADYTFAVIQLAQTTMRSEIGKLDLDKTFEERMTINRAVVEAIDEAATGWGVKVLRYEIKNITPPQTVLNAMEKQMQAERERRAVILQSDGEKQAAINVAEGQKQKVVLESEGLRLRQINEAEGEAAALRSVAEATAESIRLVAQAIRTDGGVEAVQLKVAENYVDQFGKLAKAGNTLIIPANLADIGSLIATALTVVKSEQKK; this is translated from the coding sequence ATGACTCCACTCATAGTACTGCTTGTCCTTGTTGTTTTAACGATATTAATGACCGTCAAGGTTGTACCACAGCAAACCGCCTACATACTCGAAAGACTTGGCAAGTTTTATGCTGTGCTGCAACCCGGTATCAACTTTATCATTCCGTTTTTTGATCGCATTGCCTACAAATACACGCTGAAAGAATCGGCGGTAGACATTCCTGAGCAGATATGTATTACCCGGGATAATGTGCAGGTGAGAATGGACGGCGTTATATTTATCCAGGTTATTGATGCAAAAAAAGCTGCCTACGGCATTGCGGACTATACTTTTGCGGTGATCCAGCTGGCACAAACCACCATGCGGAGCGAGATCGGCAAGCTCGATCTGGACAAGACTTTTGAAGAACGTATGACCATTAACCGGGCAGTGGTGGAGGCCATCGACGAGGCTGCCACGGGCTGGGGCGTGAAAGTACTGCGCTACGAAATCAAGAACATTACGCCTCCCCAAACTGTGCTCAACGCCATGGAAAAACAGATGCAGGCAGAGCGTGAGCGACGGGCTGTCATCCTGCAATCGGATGGTGAAAAGCAGGCGGCCATTAATGTAGCCGAAGGTCAGAAGCAAAAGGTGGTACTTGAATCGGAAGGACTGCGCCTGCGGCAGATCAATGAGGCGGAAGGTGAAGCTGCTGCGCTGCGCTCGGTGGCAGAAGCTACCGCGGAAAGCATCCGGCTGGTTGCCCAGGCTATCCGCACGGATGGCGGTGTGGAGGCCGTGCAGCTGAAAGTGGCTGAAAATTACGTGGATCAGTTTGGTAAGCTGGCGAAAGCCGGCAATACGCTGATCATTCCCGCCAACCTTGCTGACATAGGCTCACTCATTGCCACTGCGCTGACCGTTGTAAAATCAGAACAGAAGAAATAA